CAAAAAATAGATAGCATTAATACAGAATATATAAAAAAGGCAAAAAATAAAACATCTAAATTAATCATGCCTTACAGGGCCATGGGTTTTCTCCACACAATATCTGAACAGATTTGTGGCATTACAAGAAATTTAAATCCTAATATTGAAAAAGCAGCGCTCTTTATAATGGTTGGTGACCACGGTGTAGTAGAGGAAGGGGTAAGTCAATATCCCCAATCAATAACCTTAGAAATGGTTAAAAGCTTTATTAGGGGAAAGGCAACATCCACTGTTCTAACTAAATCACTCAAAATTAAAACTATTATTACCGATATTGGGATGAAAGAAAATTTCCAAAAACCTACCTTTAGTAATGATAACATCTTTTATTTATGCAGAAAAATAAAGGCTGGTACAAATAATTTTAGGCTGCAAAAAGCAATGTCAATTAGTGATGCAGAGAAATCTATTAAGACAGGTTTTGAAATAACAGATAAATTTATAAAAAAATACAACATAAACTTAATTGCTACAGGGGATATGGGGATTGGCAATACAACCCCATCTACTGCAATAGCCTCAGTAATATTAGAGAAAGATCCAAGAGAAATAACAGGCAGAGGCTCACTCATAGACG
This genomic interval from Deferribacterota bacterium contains the following:
- a CDS encoding nicotinate-nucleotide--dimethylbenzimidazole phosphoribosyltransferase, with the translated sequence MQLENILQKIDSINTEYIKKAKNKTSKLIMPYRAMGFLHTISEQICGITRNLNPNIEKAALFIMVGDHGVVEEGVSQYPQSITLEMVKSFIRGKATSTVLTKSLKIKTIITDIGMKENFQKPTFSNDNIFYLCRKIKAGTNNFRLQKAMSISDAEKSIKTGFEITDKFIKKYNINLIATGDMGIGNTTPSTAIASVILEKDPREITGRGSLIDGKTLERKIEIIDEAIKKHNPNKKDGIDVLSKIGGFEIGGLTGVILAGCYNKIPIIIDGVVSTAAALIATTLKKEINNYLLAGHLSSDKSHKYMLEYLKLK